The following are from one region of the Actinomyces sp. oral taxon 897 genome:
- a CDS encoding FtsX-like permease family protein, with protein MTALIWKDLRHHARQWLWSLLVATTGGVFIGVIITSWWSALQWSTAQADASEYVTATHVVGSSLLGYAGLSVALIVSTTLALTVTAQARSHALWKIVGVPSQRVRSIILTQVGAVGLLGGLLGSLLALPATGWYLLTWRDLHIYPTDMPVVVPFFAVPLAVGVTTAFSLLGGLGAARRAASTPEMQALREAATPVARTRAWQWVVAGILVVGAAFALVIALVGPTELAGLVKGVEPEAAAAFKEMGSIKGFTQALGGSIVLLVMVAALCVPNWTIRPLLTGWTALVPGRSPAWFAARANARHRSTMSLTTVVPFGIAVGMTGVVYTVVGAFRTAGSTEGVSGFLAIAVPIFAISGVGGVANIAMVGSTRRQEGALLGVIGARRSTLTTTTILEGSIYAVTGILFGLADTVLSAAGTALLSGGGVSTFLAVLPLDTLTPVIGVVLVLAVATTWLPAQLDRRPVMDRLRQPV; from the coding sequence ATGACCGCACTCATCTGGAAGGACCTGCGCCACCACGCCCGTCAGTGGCTGTGGTCGCTCCTGGTGGCCACCACCGGCGGCGTCTTCATCGGCGTCATTATCACCTCCTGGTGGAGCGCCCTGCAGTGGTCCACCGCCCAGGCCGACGCCTCGGAGTACGTCACGGCCACGCACGTCGTGGGCTCGAGCCTGCTCGGCTACGCGGGCCTGTCCGTCGCCCTCATTGTCTCCACGACCCTCGCGCTGACCGTGACCGCACAGGCCCGTTCCCACGCCCTGTGGAAGATTGTCGGCGTCCCGAGCCAGCGTGTCCGCAGCATTATCCTGACCCAGGTCGGCGCGGTCGGCCTCCTCGGCGGCCTGCTCGGCTCCCTCCTCGCCCTGCCGGCCACCGGCTGGTACCTGCTCACCTGGCGCGACCTCCACATCTACCCCACCGACATGCCCGTGGTCGTGCCCTTCTTCGCCGTGCCCCTGGCCGTCGGGGTCACCACCGCCTTCAGCCTCCTGGGTGGCCTGGGCGCGGCCCGTCGCGCCGCCTCCACCCCTGAGATGCAGGCCCTGCGCGAGGCCGCCACCCCTGTGGCCCGCACCCGTGCCTGGCAGTGGGTCGTCGCGGGCATCCTCGTGGTGGGGGCCGCGTTCGCCCTGGTGATCGCGCTGGTCGGCCCGACAGAGCTCGCTGGCCTCGTCAAGGGGGTTGAGCCTGAGGCGGCTGCCGCCTTTAAGGAGATGGGCAGCATTAAGGGGTTCACACAGGCTCTTGGCGGCAGCATTGTGCTGCTCGTCATGGTCGCTGCCCTGTGCGTCCCCAACTGGACCATCCGGCCCCTGCTGACGGGCTGGACCGCCCTGGTCCCCGGACGCAGCCCGGCCTGGTTCGCCGCGCGGGCCAACGCGCGCCACCGCTCCACCATGAGCCTGACGACGGTCGTCCCCTTCGGCATCGCCGTGGGGATGACCGGGGTCGTCTACACCGTCGTCGGGGCTTTTCGGACCGCTGGCTCCACTGAGGGCGTCAGCGGGTTCCTGGCCATTGCCGTGCCGATCTTCGCGATCTCGGGGGTGGGGGGCGTGGCCAATATCGCCATGGTCGGCTCCACGAGGCGCCAGGAGGGCGCCCTGCTGGGTGTCATCGGGGCCAGGCGCTCCACGCTCACGACCACCACGATCCTGGAGGGCAGTATCTACGCCGTCACCGGCATCCTGTTCGGACTGGCCGACACCGTCCTGAGCGCCGCCGGCACCGCCCTGCTCTCCGGGGGCGGGGTGAGCACCTTCCTTGCTGTGCTGCCGCTGGACACGCTCACGCCGGTGATCGGAGTGGTGCTCGTGCTCGCCGTGGCCACCACCTGGCTGCCCGCCCAGCTCGACCGCCGCCCCGTCATGGACCGGCTCCGCCAGCCCGTGTGA
- a CDS encoding ABC transporter ATP-binding protein codes for MPEHELAPPDGGVPVSAVSARGLTRVYEVPGRRDVWVTALDGVDLDLPTGSFTAVVGASGSGKSTLLHTMAGLDEPTGGRVSLLGTEITSLAPAERAAFRCRNVGFVFQDYNLIASLTAAENVSMPSRLAGHPLGGGQAVAALEAVGLAGRADLRPHQLSGGERQRVAIARVMATRPRIVFADEPTGALDLNAGQVVLDWLRRLAERGTTVVMVTHDVEAAARADAVAVMGGGHLLAWSDSHDAARIAELVHSTRVPARPPAQAPGR; via the coding sequence ATCCCGGAGCACGAGCTCGCGCCCCCTGACGGGGGTGTCCCGGTGAGCGCGGTCTCGGCGCGGGGCCTGACCCGCGTCTACGAGGTCCCCGGGCGGCGGGACGTGTGGGTGACCGCCCTGGACGGGGTGGATCTCGACCTGCCCACAGGCAGCTTCACCGCCGTGGTGGGCGCCTCGGGGTCGGGTAAGTCGACCCTGCTGCACACCATGGCGGGGCTGGATGAGCCCACCGGCGGGCGGGTCAGTCTCCTGGGTACGGAGATCACCTCCCTGGCCCCGGCCGAGCGCGCCGCCTTCCGCTGCCGCAACGTGGGATTCGTCTTCCAGGACTACAACCTCATTGCCTCCCTGACCGCCGCCGAGAACGTCTCCATGCCCTCCCGCCTGGCCGGTCACCCCCTGGGCGGGGGCCAGGCGGTGGCCGCCCTGGAGGCCGTGGGGCTGGCCGGCCGCGCCGACCTCAGGCCCCACCAGCTCTCCGGCGGCGAGCGCCAGAGGGTGGCGATCGCCAGGGTGATGGCCACCCGGCCCAGGATCGTCTTCGCCGACGAGCCCACCGGCGCCCTGGACCTGAACGCCGGGCAGGTGGTCCTGGACTGGCTGCGTCGCCTGGCCGAGCGCGGGACGACCGTCGTCATGGTCACCCACGACGTCGAGGCCGCCGCCCGGGCCGACGCCGTGGCGGTCATGGGCGGGGGTCACCTGCTCGCCTGGTCCGACAGCCACGACGCCGCCCGTATCGCCGAGCTGGTCCACTCCACCCGCGTGCCCGCACGCCCGCCCGCTCAGGCCCCCGGCCGCTGA
- the upp gene encoding uracil phosphoribosyltransferase, whose product MRLHVADHPLINHKLSVLRDAATPSAVFRQLVDELVTLLAYEATREVRTEDVAITTPVAVAQCRRIAHPHPIVVPILRAGLGMLEGMTRMLPTAEVGFLGMRRNEDTLEVETYANRLPDDLSGRQCFVVDPMLATGHTLVAAIDYLLERGARDVTAVCLISAPEGLRTVEAAVGGRANVTVVTAAVDECLNEHAYIVPGLGDAGDRLYGIVD is encoded by the coding sequence ATGCGTCTTCACGTTGCCGACCACCCCCTCATTAACCACAAGCTCTCCGTCCTGCGCGACGCGGCCACCCCCTCAGCGGTCTTCCGTCAGCTCGTCGACGAGCTTGTCACCCTCCTGGCATACGAGGCCACCCGTGAGGTCCGCACCGAGGACGTCGCCATCACCACCCCGGTGGCGGTGGCGCAGTGCCGCCGTATCGCCCATCCCCACCCCATTGTGGTGCCCATCCTCCGCGCCGGTCTGGGCATGCTGGAGGGCATGACCCGGATGCTGCCCACCGCCGAGGTCGGCTTCCTGGGGATGAGGCGCAACGAGGACACCCTGGAGGTGGAGACCTACGCCAACCGCCTGCCCGACGACCTCTCCGGCCGCCAGTGCTTCGTGGTGGACCCCATGCTCGCCACCGGACACACCCTGGTGGCTGCTATCGACTACCTCCTGGAGCGCGGCGCCCGCGACGTCACCGCCGTCTGCCTCATCTCCGCCCCCGAGGGCCTGAGGACCGTGGAGGCCGCGGTCGGCGGGCGCGCCAATGTCACCGTGGTGACCGCCGCCGTGGACGAGTGCCTCAACGAGCACGCCTACATTGTCCCCGGGCTGGGCGACGCCGGGGACCGCCTCTACGGCATTGTGGACTGA